Proteins from one Ahaetulla prasina isolate Xishuangbanna chromosome 2, ASM2864084v1, whole genome shotgun sequence genomic window:
- the NKX2-5 gene encoding homeobox protein Nkx-2.5 — protein MFPSPVTSTPFSVKDILSLEQHPSGLASLELSALGSPSSCMLATFKQESYPAEDAPLAEAPAGLAKGSGSTFPGPFFAKSYVEIEPSKEPKESKKELCVLSKSLEQEKRDAEEAERPRQRKRRKPRVLFSQAQVYELERRFKQQKYLSAPERDHLANVLKLTSTQVKIWFQNRRYKCKRQRQDQSLELVGSIPPPRRIAVPVLVRDGKPCLGDSSPYSSPYNVSLNPYSYNAYPAYGSYGGGGGGTGACNASYSCSYPAVQSVQPSAAAGNFMNFSVGDLNPVQTSIPQGNGGLSALHGIRAW, from the exons ATGTTCCCGAGCCCTGTGACCAGCACGCCTTTCTCGGTCAAGGATATCTTGAGTCTGGAGCAGCATCCCAGCGGCCTGGCGTCCCTGGAGCTCTCGGCCTTGGGCTCGCCCTCCTCCTGCATGCTGGCCACCTTCAAGCAAGAGTCCTACCCGGCAGAGGACGCCCCTCTCGCCGAGGCCCCGGCCGGCCTGGCCAAAGGCAGCGGCAGCACTTTTCCCGGCCCTTTCTTCGCCAAGAGCTACGTGGAGATCGAACCGAGCAAGGAGCCGAAAGAGAGCAAAAAAG AGCTCTGCGTCCTCTCGAAGTCGCTGGAGCAGGAGAAGCGGGACGCCGAAGAGGCGGAGCGGCCcaggcagaggaagaggcggaAACCCCGCGTACTTTTCTCGCAAGCGCAAGTCTACGAGCTGGAGCGCCGCTTCAAGCAGCAGAAATACCTCTCGGCCCCGGAGAGAGACCACTTGGCCAACGTGCTGAAGCTCACCTCCACCCAGGTGAAGATCTGGTTCCAGAACCGCCGCTACAAGTGCAAGAGGCAAAGGCAGGATCAGAGCCTGGAGCTGGTGGGCAGCATCCCGCCGCCTCGCCGGATAGCCGTGCCGGTCCTGGTTCGCGACGGGAAGCCCTGCCTGGGCGACTCGTCTCCTTACAGCTCTCCCTACAACGTCAGCCTCAACCCCTACAGCTACAACGCCTACCCGGCCTACGGCAGCTACGGCGGCGGTGGCGGAGGCACTGGGGCCTGCAACGCCAGCTACAGCTGCAGCTATCCGGCCGTGCAGAGCGTCCAGCCTTCGGCCGCCGCCGGCAACTTCATGAACTTCAGCGTGGGGGACTTGAACCCAGTGCAAACGTCCATCCCGCAAGGGAACGGCGGCCTTTCCGCATTGCATGGCATCCGAGCCTGGTAG